The following coding sequences lie in one Oceanispirochaeta sp. genomic window:
- a CDS encoding PH domain-containing protein, protein METLIFDSYHQKVLSHPLFRGLSLKEKEALKELYILQEFLRGEQVLFDNDVLESLYLVLEGSVSHMNKESSHVYFAGDFWGIETLHIPRRESGVYAAKEDSVILRLRAEGFRRFQQTCPGCRSGLKPRIDSKGRLVSGFPASSWKGIRIKKSKAVYQGRTSRKSFSIFLMIPLLLIASGIILSQRSPWSLLLSAAGGLLVGCEVFLRNMTLYRVNEKTAFRRFFNWRNFRRDQEEVPLDQVKSVNVNVKGLFRQILNMGDLSIQTAGKGLLFKNIDDPKGLQTKLMTLKSRQQFEQQGEEREELRMLVRQNLEDRTSERYMGSRSLHQQENLPGSKVFRKSPAVLVFQLFLPLSLLILSLFPSLILQGGINDGFSLVLWLLRLGIALRALWIGLDWWNDIYKIDLPFIWDIERKPFGSEEVRTQTDLAGVLNVRVSQKGLLRLILNYGDVIIETPGNSGTLQFFSVSNPLRVQSDIFQFREQLVLSKEKTQQNRAMKQFGEFAAILKEVQTSSTVVMNG, encoded by the coding sequence GATGTTCTTGAAAGTCTTTATCTAGTCTTGGAAGGCTCTGTTTCTCATATGAATAAGGAGAGCAGTCATGTCTATTTTGCAGGTGATTTCTGGGGAATAGAAACCCTTCACATCCCCCGTCGGGAGTCGGGAGTCTATGCGGCGAAAGAAGACAGCGTCATCCTGAGGCTTCGGGCCGAAGGTTTCAGAAGGTTTCAGCAGACCTGTCCTGGATGCAGGTCTGGTTTGAAGCCCAGAATAGATTCAAAGGGCCGGCTTGTTTCGGGTTTTCCCGCATCTTCATGGAAAGGCATCAGGATCAAAAAAAGTAAGGCTGTATACCAGGGTAGAACCAGCAGGAAGAGTTTTTCAATCTTTCTAATGATTCCTCTCCTTCTCATTGCCTCAGGAATAATCTTGTCCCAGAGATCCCCCTGGTCTCTGCTGCTCTCTGCCGCCGGGGGCCTCCTCGTTGGATGTGAGGTCTTTCTTAGGAATATGACCCTCTACCGGGTCAATGAAAAAACGGCATTCCGTCGGTTTTTTAACTGGAGAAATTTCCGGAGAGATCAGGAAGAGGTCCCTCTGGATCAGGTCAAGAGTGTCAATGTTAATGTGAAGGGCCTTTTCAGGCAAATTCTCAATATGGGAGATCTCAGTATTCAGACAGCAGGCAAAGGGCTTCTGTTCAAAAATATCGATGATCCCAAGGGGCTGCAGACAAAATTGATGACCCTGAAGTCACGGCAGCAATTTGAACAACAGGGTGAAGAGAGGGAAGAGCTCCGGATGCTGGTTCGTCAGAATCTGGAGGATAGAACATCGGAACGCTATATGGGCAGCAGGAGTCTGCATCAGCAGGAAAATCTTCCAGGAAGCAAGGTTTTTAGAAAGTCGCCGGCGGTGTTGGTCTTTCAGCTTTTTCTTCCCCTATCTCTTCTGATCCTTTCCCTTTTTCCATCCTTGATTCTTCAAGGTGGAATCAACGATGGTTTTTCTCTGGTGCTGTGGCTTCTCCGCCTTGGTATTGCCTTGAGAGCTCTCTGGATCGGTTTAGACTGGTGGAATGATATATACAAGATTGATTTGCCCTTTATTTGGGATATCGAGCGTAAGCCCTTCGGGTCTGAGGAAGTACGAACTCAGACCGATCTGGCAGGAGTCCTGAATGTAAGGGTTTCCCAGAAAGGATTGTTAAGGCTGATTCTGAATTATGGAGATGTGATCATTGAGACTCCCGGAAACAGCGGGACTCTTCAGTTCTTTTCCGTTTCCAATCCCCTGAGAGTACAGTCGGACATCTTTCAATTCAGGGAACAGCTGGTGTTATCCAAGGAAAAAACACAGCAAAATCGGGCTATGAAACAGTTTGGCGAATTTGCGGCCATTCTGAAAGAGGTTCAAACCTCCTCCACGGTGGTGATGAATGGTTAA